CGGATAGCCGTCTTTGGCATTGGCAGTACTAATTTTCGCTCCGTTCTCGGATCACCATCTGAAGGATTCCTGGAGGAAGTTACGACTGAACCGACACGACCGTACGAACTCGAGACCCAGACGCTCGAGGCACTCGAGCGCCTGGCCGCAAAAGTGGACGGTGACCTCGACGGGGTCGGCATCGCCACAGCCGGCCTCGTCGACGACGCGGGCACGGTTTTTTCGTTCGACACACCCGGCGGGGAGACCGTTCCGCAGGTCCGACTCGCCGAACGAATCGAGGCGTCGTTCGGCCTCCCGACGGCGGTTGCGAACGACTGTACCGCCTCGGCCCTCGGGGAGTACGCCTTCGGCGCCGGCGCGGACTATCGCACGGTCGCCCACGTCACCTTCGGAACCGGGATTGGCGGCGGGGTCGTCGAAGACGGGCACCTGCTCCGGGGCGAACACGGCCACGCTGGCGAGGTCGGCCTGCTACCCATCGTCGCGGACGGGGACCTCGAGAGTTGCGGCGTGCGCGGGGCGTGGGAGGCATACTGCTCCGGGCGAGGAATCGCGCAGTACGTTCGCTCCCTACTCGCGGAGGAGTCCCGGGAGACGACGCTCGATCACGAGACCGTGACCGCCGAGGCGGTGTTCGAGGCCGTCGACGCCGGCGACCAGGTTGCCGAGGACTACCTCGAGCGAATCGGCCGGCTGAACGCCGCGGGCCTCGGCGGGGTCTGTAACGCCCACGATCCGGGGCTGGTGACCGTGGGTGGCGGCGTCGCGCTGAACAACGCCGACGTGCTCCTCGAGACCATCGAGGCCCACCTCGACGACTATCTGTTCGTCGAGCGACCCGCGCTCGAGGTGACGCCACTCGGAGACTTCATCGGCCTGTACGGGGCGCTGGCCCTCGCGGACCAAAACGGACGGAAGTGAGGAAGCGAACGCATTCGTACCGTGCTCGAACCCGGCGAAGCGCCGCTGGATCGAGACTCTGGGGATTCGCCGAGTGAATCGGGGGAAGCGTGCATCGACCAAACGCAAGTCCGTGGACAGGCAACTCACGCTGCCTTCTAGCTCGAGTTTGGCACGCAAATCCAGTCCTCGACGGAGCCCGCCAACCCTTAACACGCTCGCAATGGCAGTGATACCGTATGCACTACCGACGACTCGGAACGACGGGACTCCAGGTCTCGCCGCTCTGTCTCGGCACGTGGCGCTTCGGCCAGGAATCGAACGGGGTCCTCGAGACCGACCGTGAGACGGCCCACGACCTGCTGTCGGCGTTCGCCGACCGGGGCGGGAACTTCATCGACACCGCCAACGGCTACGGCGACGGCGACTCCGAGCGCTGGATCGGCGAGTGGCTCGCCGAGCGTGACCGCGAGGACTACGTCGTCGCCTCGAAGTGCTTCTGGTCGACCGTCTCGCGCTTCCAGGAGAACCTCTCGAAGAAGAACGTCCGGGCGGAGGTCAAGGGGTCGCTCGAGCGTCTCGGGACAGACTACCTCGATGTGCTCTACCTCCACCGGTTCGACGACGAGACGCCCATCGAGCAGACGCTTCGGGCCGTCGACGATCTCGTGAGCGACGGCAAAGTCCACTACGTGGGCCTCTCGACGGCCGACGCCTGGAAGCTCACGAAGGGGCTGTGGAAAGCCGACGTCGACAACTACGAGGCGTTCACGGTCACTCAGCCGCTCTTCCACGCGGCCTACTACGAGGATGTCGCCGAGTACCTCGACGTCTGTGCCGACCAGGACCTCGCGGTCTGTCCGTACTCGCCGCTGGCCGGGGGCTTCTTGACCGGGAAGTACGACCGCGCCGGCGAGGATACCTACGACCTCGACGCCCCCGAGGGGACGCGCGCCCAGCTCGACGACCGCTTTCTGGACTACTACGTCTCCGAGCGCGGCTGGCACGTCCTCGAGGCGGTCCGGGAAATCGCCGACGAGTGCGACGCCTCGCCCGCCCAGGTCGCGATTCGCTGGCTGATCGACCAGCCCGACTTCGACTGCGTCCCGATAATCGGTGCGCGGACGGTCGACCAGCTCGAGGAGAACCTCGGGGCCCTTGAGGTCGACCTCTCGGACGAGCAGTTCGATCGCATCCTGGAGGCGCGCTACGACGAGCACGGAAAACTGTACAGGACGGGGTAGTGGACGACACCGGGGCTGGGACTCGACCCGGGTCCGAACGAACGACGGGACTTAGGGTGATTCGAGGAGAAAGCTCACAGCTTTCGATCCACAGACTCACGGCGTGCGACAGCGGCGTAGATTGATGAGAGGCAGCGATGACGGATCACGTGTACGTATGTGCGACGACGTAGAGTGGATGGACTCGTCCGATCGGCCGATCCTGGTCGAACTCGCGACTCATCTCGGGTGGGTCACCACCGAGAGTCTCTCGCTCAACCTGCCCTACTCGGCCTCGCACGTCACCGAACGGTGCCGAGCGTTCGAGACACACGGCCTGGTCGTCGCCCACGACGCGGCGACCGCCTACCGCATCTCGAGGCTCGGTCGTCGCCTGCTCTTCGAAAACGCGTTCATCGAGGCGTTTTCTGGGGACGGAAACGAACGGAACGCGGACGCTGCAACGACGCTCGAGTTCATCGACGAAACGCTCGAGGGGTAAACGTATCGAGGGGGGTCCGAGACTGAACCTCGAGAGGACACTGGACCTCGAGAGAGATGTCAAGCAATGGGTTTTTCGTGTCACCCCCTGACGTTTCGGTGATGAATCCCGATATCGTGAGGCGCGCCGGTGGCCTCGCCGACCTGTCGACCGCTGTCTCCTCCCGTCGAACAACCGACCACGCAGCCTCCCTCGAGAACCGATGAGTCGCAGTCTCGGTGTCACCAACGCACTTCGCGAGGTCGTCCCCGAGTGGTCGCTCGAGCTGTTCGTCGCTCTCTCGATGCTGGGCGACCTCGTGGTGATCGTCCCCGCACTCGCCGTCCTCTATCTGACGGACGTCGGGCAAAGCCTCGTTCGAGACGATCGATCGGAGCCACTGTGCTCGACCCGGACGGCGTTTCTCGTAGCGGTCGTCTTCGGCGGGTGTGCCCTGGTCGTGCTTTTAAAGGGACTGTTCGCGTTGCCGCGGACGTCCCTCGAGCTTCAGGTGGCCGAGGCGAGCGTGTACGGTTTCCCGAGCGGGCACACGATGGGCGCGACGATTTTCTTCGGCTCCCTCGCGGCGTGGTTCTCGGTCGGCCAGCTATGGAGCCGGTTTGCGGGTGCCGGGCTGGTGATCTCGCTGGTGGGTTTTTCACGACTCGTGCTTGGCGTACACTACCTCGTCGACGTCCTCGCCGCCGTACTCTTTGGAACCGGATATCTCGTCGCCATCGCGTGGCTCGCGAAGGGGCGCCCCGAGCGCGCGTTCGCCGTGGCGATCGGCATCGCCGTTCTGGCAACGGTGGTGACGGGTGGGAGCGCTCGAGCCCTATTGGCGCTTGCGGGGACAGTAGGAGCGGGTGTCGGGTGGCAGGTCATCGAACTGCCGTCCGTTCGTGGGCGGATGGTAGCCCTGGTCGGACAGACCGAGTAATCGTACCTCTTTGGCCGTTTTGGTACCTGGCCCGACGCCCCTTCGCACGGGTTACGAGACCCACAGACCAGTGTTGGAGACGTCCTCCTTCGTTGAATCGAACTCTCTGTCGATACTGGTTAAACCCCAGAATCGTCGTTCGGCCCCCGAGACCACAACGCCGAGCGAGAGATGACTGTCCTGGTCAATCGTCCTCACGCTTCGACGCCCAGCCGACCGAGAGCCAGACGGATTCGAACGTGCGGACGGTGTCGATGAAGTCGTCGGGGTCGACCGGCTTCTCGAGATAGGCGTCGGCCTCGGGAACGATCGATTTGACGAAGTCGTGTTGTGTTTCTGAAGTCGTCAGGACGATGACCGGAAGTCGTTCGAACTCGGGCTCAGATCTGAGTTCCTGCAGGACTTCGTCACCGTTCTTTCGCGGGAGATTCAGATCCAGGAGGACGATGTGGGGCCGTGGTGCGTCTGCATGGTCACCACGCTGGTAGAGAAAGTCGAGCGCGGCAATCCCGTCGTTCACGACGTAGAGCGTGTTCGCGATTCGACCGTCCTTGAAGGCCTCTTCCGTGAGACGAACGTCGCCGGCGTTGTCTTCGACGAGCAAGATATCTACCGACTGATGAAAGGAGGGCAACTGATTATTTACGATTTTCATCGCGTTATCCCCCCATGCCCTGACGTTCGAATTCGTTTGATATGGGCGTTCTGACCAATTCTTCAAACTCGACAGATAGTGGTCATTAAATAGGGTGGTGGAGTGATTGAATCCTTACTGCTCCGTCCACTGTCCCGGATCCGATACCGTTTCTAATTCGGCACGGGCCTCTGGCACCAACCGTGAAAGTACCGTCGTGTTACGACGTTCTTGTTCGATCAGCCCTTTCTCCTCGAGACGGTCCAGATGGTGTGACACCGTGCTGTCAGTTCGATCGACTTCGTTCGCTAGATCGGTTACGCTGACGGGTTCGAGGCGGGCAATCGCCTCCAGGATGTCTCCGGTCGGTTCGTGGATAAATGCGGCACGGAGCTGATTCGTGTCGCTCCCAGCGGGATAGTACCAGACCTTCCCGAATACCGTCTCGGAGGCGAGTAACTCCGCCTGTTCGAGTACATCGAGGTGATACCGAAGCGTCGAGCGGTGGAGGTCGTGGGTCTCTCGAAGATCACCGACGTATATCCCGGACGTCTGATGGACCGTCTCGTAAACCTCCTTGCGGACGTCGTGTTCCAGTAGATCAGCGCTCCTGGAGTGGCTGTGGCCAGCCAGAAAGATGATAGACGTGACCGTGGAGGGCGATATCGAGAGCATTGTCTCGGACGAAGACGTGCTATCGATCGTATCGTCGAGAACCTCGATCTGCTCCGTGCCGTGATGACTGTGTGTCACAGGTTCGCTCGTTGGTTCTCCGATTGCGACCCCGGTCGCTGCCAGGCTGTTCAATACGAGGACAACTCCAACGGCTGTGATCAGGATGGCTCGTGTTGGTTTGATGAGCATGGGTTCTGCCGTTCGTTCGTCGTTGTTCGAACCGGATCTGTGGCGGTGCACACGGGCAGACCCGTGATTTCAATCGTCCGTGGACGCTGTCGGGAGGTGAGCGGCTTTTTACCGGTAATGTGACCGGTCAATGTCGTCAGGTAAAAAAAGCACACTTACTTCTGCCGGATTTTCTTCCTCTTTAATAGATGGTGTGGGGTGATTTTCTTCCTCTTCAATAGATGGTGTGGCGTTATTGACGAATGAAACCATTCCAGAACCGAACCAGTAACAACTGATCGATACAGACGGAGGCATAACTCGCTACGACCTCGTTTGACTCGGGTGTTCGTGTGATCGGGACTCACGAGTGCGACGCGGTCGTCAATCTCGAGTCTCAGCCTACCCGCGGCCACAGAAGGAAATAGCGGTTCTGAGCACCTGTAGATCGAAAAGCAATCGTTCTATTCGAGGAAAGTTCCTGGTATCGATCGGAACCCCTCTGTTTGCGAACAACGAGATAGATTTCGGCTACTCGTGAATTCCCATCGCGCTAATCTGCTCCTGGTATCGATTCCGAATCGTGACCTCGGTCACCTGGGCAACGTTCGCGACTTCCCGTTGGGTCTTTTTCTTGTTACAGAGGAGCGCCGCCGCATAGATGGCGGCTGCGGCATATCCCGTCGGCGATTTCCCCGACAGCATCCCCTTCTCGGCCGTCACGTCGATGATCTCGTTGGCCTTCGATTGTACTTCTTCGGGCAACTCGAGTTCCGAACAGAAGCGAGGGACGTACTTCTTCGGATCGACGGGCTGCATCTCGAGGCCGAGTTCCTTCGAGATGTATCGGTACGTTCGACCGATCTCCATCCGGTCGACCCGCGAAACGGCGGCAATTTCGTCGAGGGATCGCGGAATGCCCTCCATCCGACAGGCCGCGTACAACGTGCTCGTGGAGACGCCCTCGATGGACCGTCCACGGATGAGGTCCTCCTCGAGCGCGCGGCGATAGAGGACGCTCGCGACCTCACGGACGGAGCGCGGAACGCCCAGGGCAGAGGCCATCCGATCGGTCTCGGAGAGGGCGAACTGGAGGTTGCGCTCGCCCGCGTCCTTGGTTCGGATGCGCTCTTGCCACTTTCGCAGCCGATTCATCTGGCTGCGCTTTTCCGAGGAGAGGGATCGCCCGTAGGCGTCCTGGTTCTTCCAGTCGATCGTCGTGGTGAGGCCCTTGTCGTGCATCGTCTGGGTCGTCGGCGCGCCAACGCGCGACTTGCTGTCGCGCTCGGCCGCGTTGAACGCTCGCCACTCCGGGCCCCGGTCGATCGTCTCCTCTTCCAGAATCAGTCCACAGTCCTCACAGCTAATCTCGCTCCCGTCTGCGCTTCTCGAGAGCGACGTCGAATCACACTCCGGGCAGGTTCGAACACCCTCTTCTCCAGTGGTTTCGTGCTCTGTCTGCGTTTCGCGTTCTGTCTGGGAAGTCAGGCGTTCCATTACCACTCATTAATCCTCGAGAGAGTTAAACGCTGGGTGGTATCGAGATGAGACTGTGTGATTAAATATAAGTAAAATAACAATTCATCGTGGTCATCGAGCAAGCCCCTGGATTCGCTCGTCGGACGAATACGTGGGGCTATTCGGCTCTGTTGAAACGGTCAACCGTTGATAGGAATATTGGGCTTAAGACAGAGGATGAGTTCACCACGACGCCGCCATTTTCCGTCGATGACGGAAGCAGGACTGATCGCCCATGGAATGTAAAGTGTTAACGTGCTACACGGGCTAGGAGAGGTGAGCGTTCTTCGGTTCGACGGGCAGTCAACGAATACTGTGCCGACGAGCTCTCGGAATAAAGAGGCCCAACCATGGCAAACGTAAGGACACCAAACACAAGCGAAGAAATGGAAACAGTCACGTCAGCAGACGGGACTGAGATTGCCTTCGAACGGACGGGGAGCGGGCCACCGCTCGTGCTCGTTGCTGGAGGAGCGACCACTGATCACACGCGATGGGATCAGGCTGGCGTTCGTCCTGCCTTTGCGGAACATTGTACGGTCTACGCGATGGATTGCCGTGGACGCGGCGAAAGCGGCGACGCTGACGAGTACGAACTAGAACGCGAGGTCGAGGACGTGGCCGCAGTCGTCGACGCGATCTCCGATCCAGTGACGCTGCTTGGCCATTCCGTCGGCGCCCTTTATTCGCTGGAGGCAACCCTCCGAACTGACAATATCGACAGACTCATTCTGTATGAACCCCCCATCGCGGTCGGCGATCACGAACTCGGCGTGGAAGCGGTTGTTGATGGAATTGAGACGCTGCTTGCCGATGGCGAGAAGGAGCAGGCACTCGTTCTGTTCCTGCAAGAAGTCGGCGGGCTATCCCCGGAGGAACTCGATGCCCTTCGCTCGGCACCGACCTGGCGGGATCGAGTGGACATAGCCCACATAATCCCCCGCGGATTGAAAGCAGTTGCCGAGTACGAATTCGATGCTGACCGGTTCACCGACCTGACCACACCGGCCTTGTTATTGTCCGGCAGCGAGAGTCCTCCACTTTACAGAGACGGGATTGATGCGGTCAACAAAGCGCTCCCAAACAGTCGGACCGTTACTTTCGATGGGCACGCACACGTTGCGATGCTTACCGCGACAGACCACTTCCTTGACGAGGTGCTTGCGTTCATCCGTGAATCGAACTAACGAATCAACTCTTCTCTTCAACAGTCGTTCGATAGATACTCCTCCCGAACCGGTAGCTCGACTAAGGTGGTGGGAGTAGTCACGGCGCGAATGTGGTAACAGGTAGTGGCCAATGAGGTGGGGGAGTGATCGACCGGTATCGGTAATACCTGGTTAGCCGAAACCCATCGTGGATTCGGTCGAAAATTCCCAGTCGGTCACTCGTGATACGCTCGAAAACGGGCAAGAAGGCCGATACCTCGAGCGATCAGAGATGAACTGTTTACTGCTGTCCGATCCAAGTACCCCTACAGCACGCAATTGAAACTGCGGGCACTCTCGAAGCGATGGCGGATGACGACTCTCATCTCGGGAGAATCACCGGCCAATAAACAATCGTCGCGAGCGAAGAAACAGGTATGATCGCGACTGCTCGGTCGTGGATCGCTCAGCATCGTCTAGTGAGTTTTCTTGTCGTCACGTACGCGTTCACCTGGACAATTCAGGCAGTACTCGCAGCGACGGACATGGAGGCCTCGTGGACGCTGTCGATTCTGGTCGGCTTCGGTGCGTTCGGGCCACCGGTCGGTGCAGCGGTGGTCCTCTGGGCGAGCGGCGGCGACCTGCGCTCCTGGATTTCGCAGTTATTTACGTGGCGAATCGGCGTACGGTGGTGGGTCCTCGCGCTCGGTCTTCCGATCGCCATTCTTGTCGCAGGGAGCGCCCTGTACGCACTCCTTGGCGGTCCGATCGACGTCGGTTCGCTCCCGTTCGTCGGCATCTACGTCTTCGCGATGGCGTGGGGCATTATCTGGGGTGGCGGGCAAGAGGAACTCGGCTGGCGCGGCTTCATGCTCCCCGTTCTGCAAGCGCGCTACAGCGCGCTCACGTCGAGTATCGTCGTTGGAATCGCCTGGGCAGGGTGGCACCTGCCGCTGTTTCTCAACGCCAATACTACCCACGGCGGGTGGCCGCTCTCCCAGCAGCTCATCTGGGTCGTGACGATTCTCGCTGGGTCGGTGCTTTGGACGTGGATGTACAACAGCACGGGAGGGAGCGTCCTCGCCGTCGCCGTTTTCCACGCAGGCATCAACGCCATGGGAATCTTTCATCCTGCGGACAGGGACGCACTCGCCCCCGGTGGGGTTCCAGATCCATGGCTGAATTTGCTAGCCGAAGCCACCACCGGAGTCGTACTGGTTGCGATTGCTGTCGGACTCGTCATCGTGTACGGTTCGTCGCACCTCTCACCGCGACGGCGTCCTGGCCCCGAGGCCATCGGTCTCGACGCCCCTCGAGAGTCGCGCGTGGAGGACGGCGACGATGACTGACAACGACGACAACGAAGTCGCGTCTCGACGTGCGATCGGGCATACATTAGCGACTGCAAGCGATTACGACGATGGGTTGCCGTTCGATACAGATTCGTGGGCGGCGGAAGCCAAAGAGAACGCGAATTAGTTCAGTTCTCCTGCTCTGTAGGAGAGACGGCCTCCAGTGAGAACAACGAGGAGTGCTGCGATTATAGAAAAAACGATAGCACCTAACGCCCCACCATCGATGACGATGGCAGCCCAACCACCGTAGGGTAACTCATCGAAGAGGCCTCCGAGAAGCGAACTACTTGCGTTCCCAGCAGCATGAAGGAGAATAACGATCAGCAGGCTACCACCACTCCCGTTGAACACCCACGTGTAGATAAACGAGGCCCCAATGGCAGTCACCATGAACGCGCCGAATTCCCCAACCGTGACTGGACCGAGGATAGGCGTGAAAAATGCTGGTATATGATAGAGGCCGACAAGCGTTCCAAGGATGAGTGTCCCCCAAACTGGCCCGTAGCGCTCTTCTAACCGAGGGAGTGCAAAGCCCCGCCAACCAGGTTCTTCACCAATCGATGGGATGAGAATCCCCGCCAGTACAAGAGGGAGGAAGACGGTGAAGAACTGGGTCCAGTTCTCGGCGAGCGCTGTGAGCGGGTCTACCCCGAGAACACCGACGTAGCCGAGAATCCATGCAAACAGGAACCCAAATAGAGCGACGACGTACCAGCGAAGGCCCACTCGCCACTGTTTGATCCGCCCCAACAATCGACGTACGCCCGCCCGCCCCTCTACCACAGAAGTCACGAGAATAGCTGCGAGTGCGGGTCCTAGTGTTGCAAATACGAACATCACGACCCCAATAGCATCCGGCAACGTATACGGTAACAAGCCCAGGCCAATGGGAGTCTCACTGACCGACCACGGAAGAATCAACAGCCACGAAATAGCGTACGCTAACCCAAAGAATGCCCACAGTGGTGAGGAGCGGACCGAGGACGCTACCGTTCGTCTCGCTCTTCCTTGGCCTTCCTCTGGTGTTGCCATGCAGTACCGATGAGGAGAAAACAAATAAAACACGGATAGTCTCACCATTTCAGACGCAGTATCTGACCTCTCTGAGACAATCCAGCAGAGTGACAACTGGGCACGATTACTAGCAGATATATGATGGGTTGACGGTGAGGATTTGTGCGTCGCGACCGAACGGTCAGGTGTGAACCAGACCGACATCAGCGCACGATCGGAGTCGAAGTCAGGAGTCGATACCGCGTGGGCCGCGGCGAGAAGCGGCCGGGAGTACATCTCGAAGGCAGCACCGTATCTCCAGCGCGGCGTCGAATCGGGTACAGTAACGGCGATCATCGGAGGGACGGGCCTCCTCAGCGGTATCCGAGCGCTCCTGGCCGGCGAGCGCGAGCGCGGATTCGCCAGGCTCGTCCTGGGAGCTGGGTTCATAGTGGCCGCGCTCGGCCAACGCCGATCCCACAGCCGCGGTGAGCTGTCTGACGTCGAGCAAACCGACGTGGTAGACACGTCGCCTGACGTCGATGCAGTCGCCGACGAGGCCGGCGGCGTCGGGGAGGAAGACCACGCCACCGGCGAGACGGCCGTGGAGGTCGCTGACACGTCCCCGGATGTCGAGGACGTGGGATCGGGACTCGAGTCAGAATCTGACGCCGAGTCGGGATCGGTCGGCCAGCGCGAAATCGTCGACACCGGCATCGAGAGCGAGGACCTATCGGAGGCGACCGAGCGCGAAACGGGGGATGCCGGTGGCGAAGAAGGGACGAGCGAGGAGACGACGGCCGAGGAGGGCACTGACATCGGGGATGGCACCGAAACAGCGGATATCGATCGTCTGGGCGAGGCGGCATTCGACAGGCAGAGCCGGGAGGTTCCAGCGCCACAGCGGGCGTTCAACCAGGGCTATCTGGCCCACTCGACCGAGGCGTTCTGGGGAATCCGCGCACGCGACGACGCAGTATTGGTCTCCATAGACTACGACGCTATCGGGGGTCGCGATGGGATGCAGTACGTTGCCAGCAGTGAAATCGGCCAGGACGTCCGCGAGCTACCGATCCCCGACGCTGTCCTCAACCACTGGGATGAGGTGTTCGGCGGCGGTACCGCCGTGATCGGCGGCGATGACATCCTATTCGTCACGACCGAGGATCTCGCGACCGACGGCATGCTACGCATCCTCCCTGCGGAGTGGGCCGACGACCTGACAGCGTGACTACTCCCACGACTTCAGTCGTGGGTTTCTCCTCAAATCTGTGTAAAGAGGAGTATACAAGATACAGAGGATGTATGAAGCAGGGCAAAATTCATTGCTGAGATAAATCTCGATTGGTGTAAAAACGTTCAACACCTCTCACGTCCTCCGTACGTAAGTTATGGAACGATACGTCGATGGATTCGTCATCCCGCTCCCGAACGAACGGCTCGATGCGTACCGTGAAATGGCCAGCGAGGCCGGAAAGCTCTGGATCGAACACGGCGCTCTCGAGTATTTCGAAGGGGTCGGAGACGACATGGAGCCTGACATGGACGGCATGCCGATGGTGACCTTCCCACAGCTCGCAGACACAGGAGACGACGAGACGGTCGTGTTCTCATTTATCGTCTTCGAGTCGCGGGACCACCGCGACGAAGTGAACGCGAAGGTGATGGAAGAATCCACGATGGACCCCAACAGCTACGAAGAGGAGATGCCCTTCGACCCGGAGCGCATGGCGTACGGTGGCTTCCGTTCAATTGTTAGCTACGAGTAACCGTCATCGTGTATCGTACAGTCTTGACGAACCCCGAGATAGACTGGTTGCGGGTCGTACGTGCCACTTCGGATTTGATGAATCGCCTTCGCTGTCGAATAGTGGTTCCCGTCCACGACAATCGACGCTTCGTCGGGATTGGGTTGAAAGAGCGTCAATCGTTCTTCGTGCGTCGTCGTTTCGAAGCTGTCAGCGAGCCGCTTGATATGGGCTACGTCAATATCTTCGAACGTATCCGGTAATTCCGACTCGATAATACGCTTTGCGGCCCCTCGGATCGTATTATTCGGCGAGAGTTTTCGCCACGAACTGTCTGCTGCCCCATCAATCACTCTGAGACGCAGAAATTCCGTCTCATCCAGCTCCGTTGCATGCCACGTCAGATGATGTTGCCAGATGAATGCGGCCTGAAACGGGCACTGACAGAGAAGTTCCCCAACGAGTTCCCACTCCGCTTCCTTCCGCTCAAAGTCGAAATCTCGATAGAGTTTTTTATTTTCACGCCGGAGCCAATTCCGGGCTACTTCTGCCAGCGGAATTCCTGTTTGTCCCATTTGGTAGAGATGGACACCGAGAGCCAAAT
This region of Natronosalvus halobius genomic DNA includes:
- a CDS encoding ROK family protein — its product is MDRIAVFGIGSTNFRSVLGSPSEGFLEEVTTEPTRPYELETQTLEALERLAAKVDGDLDGVGIATAGLVDDAGTVFSFDTPGGETVPQVRLAERIEASFGLPTAVANDCTASALGEYAFGAGADYRTVAHVTFGTGIGGGVVEDGHLLRGEHGHAGEVGLLPIVADGDLESCGVRGAWEAYCSGRGIAQYVRSLLAEESRETTLDHETVTAEAVFEAVDAGDQVAEDYLERIGRLNAAGLGGVCNAHDPGLVTVGGGVALNNADVLLETIEAHLDDYLFVERPALEVTPLGDFIGLYGALALADQNGRK
- a CDS encoding aldo/keto reductase — its product is MHYRRLGTTGLQVSPLCLGTWRFGQESNGVLETDRETAHDLLSAFADRGGNFIDTANGYGDGDSERWIGEWLAERDREDYVVASKCFWSTVSRFQENLSKKNVRAEVKGSLERLGTDYLDVLYLHRFDDETPIEQTLRAVDDLVSDGKVHYVGLSTADAWKLTKGLWKADVDNYEAFTVTQPLFHAAYYEDVAEYLDVCADQDLAVCPYSPLAGGFLTGKYDRAGEDTYDLDAPEGTRAQLDDRFLDYYVSERGWHVLEAVREIADECDASPAQVAIRWLIDQPDFDCVPIIGARTVDQLEENLGALEVDLSDEQFDRILEARYDEHGKLYRTG
- a CDS encoding phosphatase PAP2 family protein, whose translation is MSRSLGVTNALREVVPEWSLELFVALSMLGDLVVIVPALAVLYLTDVGQSLVRDDRSEPLCSTRTAFLVAVVFGGCALVVLLKGLFALPRTSLELQVAEASVYGFPSGHTMGATIFFGSLAAWFSVGQLWSRFAGAGLVISLVGFSRLVLGVHYLVDVLAAVLFGTGYLVAIAWLAKGRPERAFAVAIGIAVLATVVTGGSARALLALAGTVGAGVGWQVIELPSVRGRMVALVGQTE
- a CDS encoding response regulator, which gives rise to MKIVNNQLPSFHQSVDILLVEDNAGDVRLTEEAFKDGRIANTLYVVNDGIAALDFLYQRGDHADAPRPHIVLLDLNLPRKNGDEVLQELRSEPEFERLPVIVLTTSETQHDFVKSIVPEADAYLEKPVDPDDFIDTVRTFESVWLSVGWASKREDD
- a CDS encoding winged helix-turn-helix transcriptional regulator, giving the protein MLSISPSTVTSIIFLAGHSHSRSADLLEHDVRKEVYETVHQTSGIYVGDLRETHDLHRSTLRYHLDVLEQAELLASETVFGKVWYYPAGSDTNQLRAAFIHEPTGDILEAIARLEPVSVTDLANEVDRTDSTVSHHLDRLEEKGLIEQERRNTTVLSRLVPEARAELETVSDPGQWTEQ
- a CDS encoding transcription initiation factor IIB; amino-acid sequence: MERLTSQTERETQTEHETTGEEGVRTCPECDSTSLSRSADGSEISCEDCGLILEEETIDRGPEWRAFNAAERDSKSRVGAPTTQTMHDKGLTTTIDWKNQDAYGRSLSSEKRSQMNRLRKWQERIRTKDAGERNLQFALSETDRMASALGVPRSVREVASVLYRRALEEDLIRGRSIEGVSTSTLYAACRMEGIPRSLDEIAAVSRVDRMEIGRTYRYISKELGLEMQPVDPKKYVPRFCSELELPEEVQSKANEIIDVTAEKGMLSGKSPTGYAAAAIYAAALLCNKKKTQREVANVAQVTEVTIRNRYQEQISAMGIHE
- a CDS encoding alpha/beta fold hydrolase, with translation MANVRTPNTSEEMETVTSADGTEIAFERTGSGPPLVLVAGGATTDHTRWDQAGVRPAFAEHCTVYAMDCRGRGESGDADEYELEREVEDVAAVVDAISDPVTLLGHSVGALYSLEATLRTDNIDRLILYEPPIAVGDHELGVEAVVDGIETLLADGEKEQALVLFLQEVGGLSPEELDALRSAPTWRDRVDIAHIIPRGLKAVAEYEFDADRFTDLTTPALLLSGSESPPLYRDGIDAVNKALPNSRTVTFDGHAHVAMLTATDHFLDEVLAFIRESN
- a CDS encoding CPBP family intramembrane glutamic endopeptidase; this translates as MSFLVVTYAFTWTIQAVLAATDMEASWTLSILVGFGAFGPPVGAAVVLWASGGDLRSWISQLFTWRIGVRWWVLALGLPIAILVAGSALYALLGGPIDVGSLPFVGIYVFAMAWGIIWGGGQEELGWRGFMLPVLQARYSALTSSIVVGIAWAGWHLPLFLNANTTHGGWPLSQQLIWVVTILAGSVLWTWMYNSTGGSVLAVAVFHAGINAMGIFHPADRDALAPGGVPDPWLNLLAEATTGVVLVAIAVGLVIVYGSSHLSPRRRPGPEAIGLDAPRESRVEDGDDD
- a CDS encoding CPBP family intramembrane glutamic endopeptidase is translated as MFVFATLGPALAAILVTSVVEGRAGVRRLLGRIKQWRVGLRWYVVALFGFLFAWILGYVGVLGVDPLTALAENWTQFFTVFLPLVLAGILIPSIGEEPGWRGFALPRLEERYGPVWGTLILGTLVGLYHIPAFFTPILGPVTVGEFGAFMVTAIGASFIYTWVFNGSGGSLLIVILLHAAGNASSSLLGGLFDELPYGGWAAIVIDGGALGAIVFSIIAALLVVLTGGRLSYRAGELN
- a CDS encoding DUF1428 domain-containing protein; this translates as MERYVDGFVIPLPNERLDAYREMASEAGKLWIEHGALEYFEGVGDDMEPDMDGMPMVTFPQLADTGDDETVVFSFIVFESRDHRDEVNAKVMEESTMDPNSYEEEMPFDPERMAYGGFRSIVSYE